A single genomic interval of Falco cherrug isolate bFalChe1 chromosome 8, bFalChe1.pri, whole genome shotgun sequence harbors:
- the LOC114016263 gene encoding leukocyte cell-derived chemotaxin-2-like: protein METTSHDHGAAASVEVINRKQSILELFILKAELTRHVKMHAHAVICEIAISSATAAQRAKICSSHPANKIRGCDSQGCSGCDDPRNKHEKTGRRRVSSWQGAQPRANPPCSSNSVQLSGSGFCVKMCYIKYSGPIKKGEKIDVLLPMQRVCKGITSPVCIQNCDLTDLLPTCKQEAAHQGQSLQTPLLYSLNLSGIGSHSSKVEATEAQTVVPPKKYP from the exons ATGGAGACCACCAGCCATGACCATGGAGCA GCAGCCTCTGTCGAGGTTATAAAtagaaagcaaagtattttagaacttttcattttgaaagcagagctCACGAGGCACGTGAAAATGCACGCTCACGCAGTCATCTGCGAGATTGCGATCTCCAGTG cTACTGCAGCACAACGGGCAAAAATCTGCTCAAGTCACCCTGCAAACAAAATCAGAGGCTGTGACTCCCAGGGCTGCAGTGGATGCGATGACCCCAG aaataagcatgaaaaaacGGGCAGGAGAAGGGTTTCTAGCTGGCAAGGTGCTCAGCCGAGGGCTAACCCTCCTTGCTCTTCCAACAGTGTCCAGCTTTCTGGGTCGG GATTCTGCGTTAAGATGTGTTACATCAAGTACAGTGGCCCCATcaagaagggagagaaaatcgATGTCCTGTTGCCCATGCAAAGGGTCTGCAAAGGAATTACATCCCCTGTCTGTATCCAGAACTGTGACTTAACAGATCTACTCCCAACCTGCAAACAGGAGGCTGCACATCAGGGGCAAAGCCTTCAGACCCCACTTTTGTATTCATTAAATCTCTCGGGCATAGGCAGTCATTCTAGTAAAGTGGAAGCCACTGAGGCTCAAACAGTTGTTCCACCTAAAAAGTATCCATGA
- the LOC102059189 gene encoding myeloid protein 1: protein MPALSLVALISLVCTVFAKQLDAHPPQQQHRHWAQICSGNPTNKIRGCDRYGCGSFGADRHSGKGKHAGVDVICADGATVYAPFSGQLSGPIRFFHNGNAIDDGVQIRGSGYCVKLVCIHPIRYHGHIRRGEQLGRMLPMQRVFPGIISHIHVENCDRSDPTHLLTPVVPPFPQQDRHWATVCSGNPTNEIRGCDNYGCGYYGAPRRNGKGKHRGVDVICADGATVYAPFSGQLSGPIKFFHNGNAIDDGVQIRGSGFCVKLVCIHPIRYSGRISKGQILGKMLPMQRVFPGITSHIHVENCDHSDPTSNLERGKGQRE, encoded by the exons ATGCCAGCTCTCAGCCTGGTCGCTCTGATTAGCCTGGTGTGCACTG TTTTTGCCAAGCAGTTGGATGCACACCCACCCCAACAACAGCACAGACACTGGGCACAGATCTGCAGCGGGAATCCCACCAACAAAATCCGGGGCTGCGATAGATACGGCTGTGGCAGTTTCGGGGCTGACAG GCACAGTGGTAAAGGAAAGCACGCGGGTGTGGATGTCATCTGTGCTGACGGAGCTACAGTGTACGCTCCGTTTAGCGGCCAGCTCTCCGGACCCATTCGATTCTTTCACAATGGAAATGCCATTGATGATGGAGTCCAAATCAGAGGATCAG GGTACTGCGTAAAGCTCGTCTGTATTCACCCCATCCGCTACCACGGCCACATCCGGAGAGGGGAACAGCTCGGGAGAATGCTGCCAATGCAGAGAGTATTTCCTGGCATTATCTCGCACATCCATGTTGAGAACTGTGACCGCTCTGATCCTACCCATCTACTTACACCtg TTGTTCCACCATTCCCACAACAAGACAGACACTGGGCAACAGTGTGCTCTGGGAATCCTACAAACGAGATAAGAGGCTGTGATAACTATGGCTGTGGATACTACGGAGCTCCAAG acGCAACGGTAAAGGAAAGCACAGGGGTGTGGATGTCATCTGTGCTGATGGAGCAACTGTGTACGCTCCCTTTTCTGGCCAGCTCTCTGGACCCATTAAATTCTTCCACAACGGAAATGCCATTGATGATGGAGTCCAAATCAGGGGATCAG GATTCTGTGTAAAACTAGTCTGCATCCATCCCATCAGATACAGCGGTAGAATTTCTAAGGGGCAAATCCTTGGGAAAATGTTGCCAATGCAAAGAGTATTTCCTGGGATCACATCTCACATCCATGTTGAGAACTGCGATCACTCAGATCCTACTAGCAATCTGGAAAGGGGGAAAGGGCAAAGAGAGTGA